From the Flavimarina sp. Hel_I_48 genome, one window contains:
- a CDS encoding M56 family metallopeptidase translates to MTDYLIKSGLCLLVLWGFYKLALEQQNAHTFKRFYLLLSLLLAFILPLITITYSIPAVEEAITTYTYINSESEVVGAQPIASVTNWWVLGFWIIYGLGVLIFGFRFLRNIDQIRTKIRHNMHVFNDNSVYVLLDVDTVPHTFINYIFLSKAAYEQQQIAPEILLHEQAHVDQKHTLDILFIEMLQVVFWFNPLLHFIKKSVALNHEFLADRKVLNHKCNPENYINLLLQYAQGAHHTTLTSAINYSLTKKRIVMLSQPFSARQLASRLAFLLPILAFCIYFFNQEIVAKPINPEKEILLNNIEIQKAPILKILINDEKIYLNKKETTVNNFAKTIDRITAKWTEYEMMNYTVQLQSNNGVDKFMEILISEFHKTKLYKTNPSKELLPPPPPPAPVAPAAPASPATKNAPPVPLTPASPAANSTPPSPISPPAPPAPPSADLIIEQMTSANADFYYNGTKISAARAKELFSKNKNLNFLSTEGKDSGKPMVLITDN, encoded by the coding sequence ATGACAGACTATCTTATCAAATCTGGATTGTGTTTACTGGTACTGTGGGGATTTTATAAGTTGGCACTCGAGCAACAGAACGCGCACACTTTTAAGCGGTTTTACCTTCTCTTGAGCCTGTTGCTGGCTTTCATCCTTCCATTGATTACGATCACCTATAGCATTCCGGCTGTTGAAGAAGCCATTACGACCTATACCTATATAAATTCGGAAAGCGAGGTAGTTGGCGCCCAACCTATAGCTTCTGTAACCAACTGGTGGGTGTTGGGTTTTTGGATTATTTATGGTCTGGGAGTTTTGATTTTCGGCTTCCGTTTTCTTCGAAATATTGACCAAATTCGGACTAAAATCAGGCATAATATGCATGTTTTCAATGATAATTCCGTGTATGTTTTACTGGATGTAGACACTGTCCCGCATACTTTTATAAACTACATTTTCCTTTCAAAAGCCGCTTATGAACAGCAACAAATCGCACCCGAAATCCTGCTGCATGAGCAGGCCCATGTTGATCAAAAACATACACTTGATATTCTGTTTATAGAAATGCTGCAAGTTGTTTTTTGGTTCAATCCGCTGCTGCATTTCATAAAAAAGAGTGTCGCGCTAAACCACGAATTCCTGGCCGACAGAAAAGTACTAAATCATAAATGCAACCCAGAGAATTACATAAACCTTTTACTTCAATATGCGCAAGGTGCTCATCACACCACATTGACCAGCGCCATTAATTATTCATTAACTAAAAAACGAATCGTTATGCTATCACAACCCTTTTCTGCCAGACAACTGGCCTCCAGACTCGCATTTTTATTACCCATTCTCGCTTTTTGTATTTACTTTTTCAATCAGGAAATTGTGGCGAAGCCAATAAATCCAGAAAAAGAGATATTATTAAACAACATAGAAATTCAGAAAGCACCCATTCTGAAGATTCTTATCAATGACGAAAAAATTTACCTTAACAAAAAAGAAACTACAGTCAATAATTTCGCAAAAACCATTGATAGAATCACCGCAAAATGGACCGAATACGAGATGATGAATTACACCGTTCAATTGCAATCGAACAATGGCGTAGATAAATTCATGGAAATATTGATCAGCGAATTTCACAAAACAAAACTGTATAAAACGAATCCCTCTAAAGAATTGCTTCCACCGCCACCTCCACCTGCTCCAGTTGCTCCCGCTGCTCCTGCTTCACCAGCAACAAAGAATGCTCCTCCCGTCCCACTAACTCCAGCTTCACCCGCTGCTAATAGTACACCTCCATCTCCCATATCACCCCCTGCCCCACCTGCACCACCAAGTGCAGATCTCATAATCGAGCAAATGACATCTGCTAATGCAGATTTTTATTATAATGGGACTAAAATTTCAGCAGCAAGAGCAAAAGAACTTTTTAGCAAGAATAAAAACCTCAATTTTCTTTCCACGGAAGGAAAAGATAGTGGCAAACCAATGGTTTTGATTACCGATAATTAA
- a CDS encoding PhnA domain-containing protein, whose amino-acid sequence MSLEQDLRDRSGNVCELCGSTDDLDVFTVPDSAESTADTHLFICATCRAQIQNPDAVDPNHWRCLNDSMWSQVPAVQVVAYRMLHRLQGEGWPQDLLDMMYMEEESKTWANAGITQEPKANALIHRDSNGVILEAGDSVVLIKDLKVKGSSMVAKQGTAVRRISLDHENEKYIEGKVDGQQIVLITDYVKKL is encoded by the coding sequence ATGAGCCTAGAACAAGATTTAAGAGACCGTAGCGGCAATGTTTGTGAACTGTGTGGAAGCACTGATGACCTGGATGTATTTACCGTTCCGGATTCCGCCGAAAGCACAGCAGATACGCACCTTTTTATATGCGCCACCTGTAGGGCACAAATACAAAATCCCGATGCGGTAGATCCCAATCACTGGCGTTGTCTTAACGATAGCATGTGGAGCCAGGTACCTGCAGTGCAAGTTGTGGCGTACCGTATGCTTCACCGTTTACAAGGGGAGGGCTGGCCACAGGATCTCCTGGATATGATGTATATGGAAGAAGAGAGTAAAACCTGGGCTAATGCAGGAATTACCCAGGAACCTAAAGCAAACGCGCTTATACACCGCGACAGTAATGGTGTTATCCTGGAAGCGGGAGACTCGGTAGTGCTGATCAAGGATTTAAAAGTAAAGGGCAGCAGTATGGTCGCCAAGCAGGGTACAGCGGTACGCCGAATCTCCCTTGATCATGAAAATGAAAAATATATTGAAGGTAAAGTTGATGGCCAGCAGATCGTATTGATCACAGATTACGTCAAGAAACTATAA
- a CDS encoding BlaI/MecI/CopY family transcriptional regulator — protein MQLPKAEEQLMEILWKQEKALMKELILAYPDPKPATTTIATLLKRMQDKDFVDYVQVGRSREYFPLVRKKDYFAKQVNGMIKNFFNDSASQFASFFTQETDLTEQELEDLKKLIDKQLKDKKS, from the coding sequence ATGCAACTCCCTAAGGCTGAAGAACAACTGATGGAAATTTTATGGAAGCAGGAAAAAGCCCTAATGAAAGAGCTCATTCTCGCCTATCCAGATCCTAAACCTGCAACGACCACAATTGCCACGTTACTCAAGCGTATGCAGGACAAAGACTTTGTGGATTATGTGCAAGTAGGACGGTCGCGGGAATATTTTCCGCTGGTGCGGAAAAAGGATTATTTCGCCAAACAGGTCAACGGGATGATCAAGAATTTTTTCAACGACTCCGCCAGTCAGTTTGCCTCTTTCTTTACCCAGGAAACCGATTTAACTGAACAGGAACTGGAAGATCTCAAAAAACTGATTGACAAACAGCTTAAAGACAAGAAATCATGA